In one window of Mucilaginibacter auburnensis DNA:
- a CDS encoding SusC/RagA family TonB-linked outer membrane protein: MRNIYIKTCCVFLGTYFSILRAEAQQARDSVQTVTTDSLINVAFRKVPNRDVLGAVSSVNVAELINKSYGANGLNNLQSFVGGYAGGGADGALNIWGQAPLVLIDGIPRRAADVRMTEVESVTVLKDASSVALYGSRAAKGVVLITTKRGAEKPLTVDLRVNGGFLVPKSYPNYLNAADYMTFYNEALRNDGLTNKFTDAEISNTRAGINPWRYPDLNLYSSDFLRKMTYRTDLTGEISGGNKDAKYYSNIGLGYNNNLLKLGQSKKANALDVNVRANVDMRINSWLKASVDAVVIMNNEYTARGDFYGAAATLRPNDDYFSYLVPIDRLDPANAQLQAIAKNSNFVIDGKYLLGGLSTRQTSDLSQILASGYIKTKRNTLMFNAGAEADLGNLTPGLTFGMRFSMDYTSRYSEAFTVAYATYQPTWATVNGTDVITNLTQFGNDGIATAENVGSSLYNQTISFNPRLMYQRTFGQKHNVTGALIGWGYMTQVSSDPNNDGGSDYQNIRNTNLGIQAGYNFNHKYYVDFTGAVIHSGKLPNSNRNSLSPTATLGWRISEEDFFKNHVSFVDDLKLTATYSSLKQDLDITSNGADYYLYQGNITTPGTYGWRDGTSSGSYVLYGRGANPNFTFVERKEFRAGLDAFLFKHALNLNANYFHQETKGLLANGLATVYPSYYNGNGSFQPWLNFNNDMRKGVDFSANYTSKIGKLKFSLGFVGMIYKSEATKRDEVYENSYQNRVGKPLDASFGYIAEGLFQSQAEIDAHARQTFGGTLKPGDIKYKDINGDNVIDTRDQVYLGRNGGGASPFTYGVNLTLKWKNLTMLVLGSGQSGAIGYKNSSYYWVTGLGKYSDVVLNRWTPETASTATYPRLSTNSTTNNFQNSTYWMYDNNRFDLRRVQFTYDFNKTAFGKTSFIHGMSVYVNGDNLLVISKERKLMETNIGSAPQTRFYNIGIKATF; this comes from the coding sequence ATGAGAAATATATATATAAAAACCTGTTGTGTGTTTTTGGGCACTTATTTCAGTATCTTGAGAGCAGAAGCTCAGCAAGCCAGAGATTCTGTTCAAACTGTCACGACGGACAGCCTTATTAACGTCGCGTTTCGAAAAGTGCCCAATCGTGATGTACTTGGTGCAGTATCCTCCGTTAACGTGGCCGAATTGATCAATAAAAGTTATGGTGCAAATGGCTTAAACAATCTTCAAAGTTTTGTTGGAGGATATGCCGGTGGCGGTGCCGATGGTGCTCTAAATATCTGGGGACAAGCACCTTTGGTACTGATTGACGGAATTCCCCGCCGGGCCGCGGACGTGCGTATGACGGAGGTAGAATCAGTAACCGTATTAAAAGATGCAAGCAGCGTAGCCCTGTACGGAAGCCGTGCCGCTAAAGGTGTGGTACTGATTACCACAAAGCGGGGAGCTGAAAAACCGCTTACGGTAGATTTACGCGTCAATGGTGGATTTCTTGTACCTAAATCCTACCCAAATTATCTGAATGCCGCGGATTATATGACGTTCTATAATGAAGCTTTGCGTAACGACGGATTGACGAATAAGTTTACAGATGCTGAAATAAGTAATACCAGAGCAGGTATCAACCCTTGGCGTTATCCCGACCTGAATTTGTACTCATCGGATTTTTTGAGAAAAATGACGTATCGGACAGACTTGACCGGCGAGATTTCTGGCGGCAATAAGGACGCTAAGTATTATTCCAATATCGGCTTGGGTTATAATAACAACCTGTTAAAACTGGGCCAGTCAAAAAAAGCTAATGCTTTGGATGTTAACGTCAGAGCCAATGTTGATATGAGGATTAACAGCTGGCTTAAAGCTTCTGTAGATGCCGTAGTTATTATGAATAATGAATACACAGCCAGGGGAGACTTTTATGGAGCGGCGGCTACTTTACGCCCTAACGACGATTATTTTTCTTATCTGGTACCCATAGACAGGCTCGATCCTGCTAATGCGCAACTTCAAGCCATCGCTAAAAACAGTAATTTCGTAATTGATGGTAAATACTTGCTGGGCGGTCTGTCTACCAGGCAAACCAGTGATCTGTCTCAGATTCTGGCATCGGGTTATATCAAAACCAAGCGGAACACTTTAATGTTTAATGCCGGTGCGGAAGCGGATCTGGGCAATTTGACACCTGGATTAACTTTCGGCATGCGGTTTAGCATGGATTATACTTCGAGATATTCTGAGGCTTTCACGGTAGCCTACGCAACTTACCAACCAACATGGGCAACGGTTAATGGTACTGACGTGATAACGAATTTGACACAATTCGGAAACGACGGCATAGCTACCGCCGAAAATGTGGGCTCATCGCTGTATAATCAAACTATTTCCTTTAATCCCCGACTTATGTACCAACGCACATTCGGACAGAAACACAACGTTACCGGCGCGCTGATTGGATGGGGATATATGACACAGGTATCAAGCGATCCTAATAATGATGGGGGCAGTGATTACCAGAATATCCGTAACACCAACCTGGGCATACAGGCCGGATATAATTTTAATCATAAATATTATGTTGATTTCACGGGCGCTGTAATTCATTCGGGAAAACTGCCTAACAGTAACCGTAACAGCTTATCTCCTACAGCTACCCTGGGATGGCGAATCAGCGAAGAAGATTTTTTCAAAAACCACGTATCTTTTGTAGACGATCTGAAGCTTACGGCGACCTATTCTTCACTTAAACAGGATCTGGATATTACTTCTAATGGTGCGGATTACTATTTATATCAGGGAAATATAACCACTCCAGGTACATATGGCTGGCGCGATGGAACTTCATCAGGATCTTATGTGCTGTATGGTCGTGGTGCCAATCCTAACTTCACGTTCGTGGAGCGCAAAGAGTTCAGGGCAGGTTTGGATGCGTTTCTTTTTAAGCACGCCCTTAATCTGAACGCAAACTATTTCCATCAGGAGACAAAAGGCTTGTTGGCGAACGGATTGGCAACTGTTTACCCGTCTTATTATAACGGAAACGGCTCTTTCCAACCTTGGCTCAATTTTAATAATGACATGCGTAAGGGCGTGGATTTTTCGGCGAACTATACCAGTAAAATTGGCAAGCTTAAATTTTCTTTAGGTTTTGTAGGGATGATTTATAAATCAGAAGCCACCAAAAGGGATGAGGTATATGAGAACAGTTACCAGAACCGGGTGGGGAAACCTTTAGACGCAAGCTTTGGGTATATTGCTGAAGGGTTGTTCCAGAGTCAGGCAGAAATTGACGCACACGCGCGGCAAACGTTCGGCGGCACATTGAAGCCTGGCGATATTAAATACAAAGACATCAATGGCGATAATGTTATTGATACCCGGGACCAGGTATACCTGGGTCGTAACGGAGGGGGAGCATCGCCCTTTACTTATGGAGTTAATTTAACATTAAAATGGAAGAACCTGACTATGCTTGTTTTAGGTTCTGGACAAAGCGGCGCCATCGGATATAAAAACAGCTCCTATTATTGGGTAACCGGTTTAGGCAAATACTCAGATGTGGTTTTGAACCGCTGGACACCTGAAACAGCCAGCACAGCTACTTATCCGCGTTTAAGTACCAATAGTACTACCAATAATTTCCAGAACTCCACTTATTGGATGTATGATAACAATCGCTTTGATTTGAGAAGGGTTCAATTTACGTATGACTTTAATAAAACGGCCTTCGGCAAAACCTCATTCATTCATGGGATGAGCGTTTATGTAAACGGCGACAATCTGCTTGTTATATCAAAAGAACGCAAGTTGATGGAAACCAATATCGGATCAGCTCCCCAGACCCGTTTTTACAATATTGGAATTAAAGCCACTTTTTAA
- a CDS encoding RagB/SusD family nutrient uptake outer membrane protein, giving the protein MKKYHKIVLIPLTVALICVSFGSCKKYLDAAPATAVSDTEAFKNYRNFQGFVEELYNAVPVATGSTSHNNWNFGEEELWQTNDNRILSYNIDQGDYRAWENATFGSWFKYDNYSASSTSRGNKGQLYGLAWYSIRKANVGLANLDKLTDATPQEKKLIEGQLYFFRGWYHFMLMQYWGGLPYVDVVLPADQTPRIPRLNYQKTAEKVSADLQKAADLLPVDWDLLPDADVPTAKSTKGNNDRRINKIMALGFLGKNLLLAGSPLMNQESTGVEAYNTELCKKAADVFAEALKICEATNRYELVPFSNYSEIFYTYAQANRTPGSAIIGGKRYLEAIFQEGIVEPGRWQSNMINDYRPATIRTTGLKCYPTANYIDYYGMKNGLPIPDPTKPDAESGWDPQFPWRNRDPRFYNDIMFDGEKAVTNGANVGNNEFRQYASLYTNGWYRTTDGAAAVYTGYMLSKFTNKLLNSYGDPYGGNNCMVLSFLRLSDMYLMYAEAVSEGNNNPLASASGYTKTAVDAVNFVRDRPGLGVGHVAPKFLVSQDMFRQEYRRERAVELAYEGHRFVDLRRWKLLDKLPYTLKKAVEFDRATPNAQVYADPKNARVQNFRETVLIERKFTSKHYWFPFPIADVNLYADFKQNPGW; this is encoded by the coding sequence ATGAAAAAGTACCATAAAATAGTATTAATTCCCCTAACGGTGGCATTAATATGCGTGAGCTTCGGGTCATGCAAAAAATATCTTGATGCAGCTCCGGCTACAGCCGTAAGTGATACGGAGGCGTTTAAGAATTATAGGAACTTCCAGGGATTTGTAGAGGAATTGTACAATGCGGTACCGGTAGCTACCGGATCGACGTCGCACAACAACTGGAATTTCGGCGAAGAGGAGTTATGGCAAACCAATGATAACAGGATATTATCGTATAATATAGATCAGGGAGATTACAGGGCATGGGAAAATGCAACATTCGGTTCTTGGTTCAAATACGATAATTACAGTGCAAGTAGTACCTCCAGAGGCAATAAAGGTCAGTTATATGGACTTGCATGGTATTCTATAAGAAAAGCAAATGTTGGGCTGGCTAATTTAGATAAGCTTACTGATGCGACTCCTCAAGAGAAAAAATTGATCGAAGGGCAGTTGTATTTTTTTCGCGGCTGGTATCACTTTATGTTGATGCAGTACTGGGGCGGGTTGCCTTACGTTGATGTGGTGCTGCCTGCTGACCAGACTCCCCGGATTCCGCGCTTAAATTATCAGAAGACCGCAGAAAAGGTATCTGCAGATTTACAGAAAGCAGCAGATTTATTGCCTGTAGACTGGGACCTGTTGCCTGATGCGGACGTGCCTACTGCCAAATCAACCAAGGGAAACAATGACCGTCGTATAAATAAAATTATGGCGCTCGGCTTTTTAGGAAAAAATCTCCTTCTGGCGGGTAGTCCGTTAATGAACCAGGAATCTACAGGCGTTGAGGCTTATAATACCGAGTTATGTAAAAAGGCCGCTGATGTATTTGCGGAAGCCTTAAAAATTTGCGAGGCTACTAACCGATATGAGTTAGTGCCCTTTTCAAATTACAGCGAAATTTTTTACACGTATGCCCAGGCAAATCGTACGCCTGGTTCGGCCATTATCGGCGGAAAAAGATACCTGGAAGCCATCTTTCAGGAAGGTATAGTTGAACCTGGCCGCTGGCAATCCAATATGATCAATGACTATCGCCCGGCTACCATTCGTACTACTGGTTTAAAGTGTTATCCTACAGCGAATTATATTGATTATTACGGAATGAAAAACGGCCTTCCCATACCAGACCCTACCAAACCTGATGCCGAGTCTGGCTGGGATCCGCAATTTCCATGGAGAAACAGAGATCCCCGTTTCTACAATGATATTATGTTTGACGGCGAGAAGGCCGTTACTAACGGAGCGAACGTGGGTAATAACGAATTCAGGCAATACGCCAGCTTATACACCAACGGCTGGTATAGGACAACGGACGGTGCTGCAGCTGTGTATACAGGTTATATGCTTTCCAAATTCACCAACAAATTGTTAAATAGTTATGGAGATCCTTATGGAGGTAACAACTGTATGGTATTGAGTTTCCTTCGATTGTCTGATATGTACCTGATGTACGCGGAGGCTGTGTCTGAGGGCAATAACAATCCACTGGCGAGCGCATCAGGCTATACCAAAACAGCTGTGGATGCAGTGAACTTTGTAAGAGACAGGCCTGGGCTGGGAGTAGGCCACGTGGCACCGAAATTTTTAGTCTCACAAGATATGTTCCGACAAGAATACAGGAGGGAGCGGGCGGTAGAACTGGCGTATGAGGGACACAGGTTTGTGGATTTGCGTCGCTGGAAACTGCTTGACAAATTGCCATACACACTTAAGAAAGCAGTAGAGTTTGACAGGGCAACCCCGAACGCGCAGGTATATGCTGATCCGAAAAACGCCCGCGTTCAAAACTTCAGAGAAACCGTATTGATTGAAAGGAAATTTACAAGCAAGCATTATTGGTTCCCTTTCCCAATAGCCGATGTTAATCTGTACGCTGATTTTAAGCAGAATCCGGGTTGGTAG
- a CDS encoding SusC/RagA family TonB-linked outer membrane protein, translating into MMKYKRKRFLKIPCLLVLLVFSVFTAYSQGRITLTGTVFDATGQPLMGANVAVKADNQTKTVTDKDGKFTLSVTNPGVTLVVSYLSMVTQEIKANGAVPLKITLQDDNKMLSDVIIVGYGQQRKETLIGAVTQTNAKALERTGGVTNLGMALAGNLPGVTVSSSSGMPGAEDPQILIRAQTTWNYSAPLVMVDGVERPLSAIDIGSVETVSVLKDAAATAVYGVKGANGVILITTKTGSVGKAQIRARANTTVKTVSKLPAKYDSYDALSLKNRVSERELSTDYTLWPSNFTPGAILYKYRYPANADEWDRYPNTDWEKELFRDYAMAYGANVSISGGAKGVTYFASADYVSEGDLLKTFNNNKGYNSGYNYDRLNFRSNLDFDLTKTTKLSTKLFGSNGVRRFPWGKPNGNNNSATFAWTAAYRSAPDAMRPIYSDGTYGFFPNATFDVPNSIADLANAGQETNTSTQITTDFILNQDLRMITKGLKLRLSYSYDNTFSESGRGINDTNNPFQAKWINPITGAVQYSQTTDPNTQLDFYERVNWSAAAGSVDVGSTYRRLNYSAQLDYNRSFGKHDVGLTGVFMRERIAQGSVFPRFREDWVFRTTYKFASKYIVEANGAYNGSEQFGPNYRFAFFPSISAGWVISNEKFMKKLDFIQTLKLRGSYGKIGNDRQGGDQFSGRYLYRDQWTFSGNAPMGPLAQNSPYTFYSITQLGNPNIAWETVEKTNVGLDFGFLNGLVEGNLDVFRDIRSNIIIAGADRAIPKYFGQSAPNANLGKVQGTGFELELRFNFRLNNGLRLWANPSITHAVNKVLFRDDPELLPSNLKNAGYQLGQVKSYLSSGYLRSWDDVYGSAPRNANDQFKLPGDYNIIDYNGDGIVDRFDVAPYQYSGSPQNTYNLSLGIEWKGFSAFAQFYGVNNVTRTINFPTFDTYSASNTAYVEGTYWTKESGGNVPLPRWGALPEGVYATRYQYDGSYIRLRNAELAYTFSGPSMKKIGVKSFRVFVNGNNLALWTKMPDDRESNFSSGGGSLQGAYPTSKRYNLGIDVSF; encoded by the coding sequence ATGATGAAATATAAAAGAAAGCGATTTCTTAAAATTCCATGTTTGCTTGTGCTACTGGTCTTCAGCGTTTTTACCGCTTATTCGCAAGGTAGAATAACGCTTACAGGCACTGTTTTCGATGCTACCGGACAGCCCCTTATGGGAGCAAATGTGGCTGTAAAGGCAGATAACCAAACAAAGACGGTTACTGACAAAGACGGCAAATTCACCCTATCTGTTACCAATCCTGGCGTTACACTTGTGGTGAGCTACCTCAGCATGGTTACCCAGGAGATAAAAGCCAATGGCGCTGTACCACTTAAGATAACACTGCAGGACGATAATAAGATGTTGAGCGATGTAATTATTGTAGGCTACGGTCAGCAAAGGAAAGAAACCCTTATAGGCGCTGTTACGCAAACCAACGCGAAGGCGTTGGAACGTACCGGCGGCGTAACCAATTTAGGTATGGCATTAGCGGGTAATTTACCCGGCGTAACAGTATCGTCATCATCAGGTATGCCCGGTGCGGAAGACCCTCAAATACTCATCCGCGCACAAACCACATGGAACTACAGCGCTCCTTTGGTAATGGTAGATGGAGTTGAGCGCCCGCTAAGCGCTATCGATATAGGTTCAGTGGAGACTGTTTCCGTTCTTAAAGACGCAGCCGCAACGGCAGTTTATGGAGTAAAGGGCGCAAATGGCGTTATCTTGATAACAACCAAAACCGGCTCTGTGGGAAAAGCTCAAATAAGGGCCCGCGCAAATACAACCGTCAAAACGGTGTCGAAATTGCCTGCGAAATACGACTCATATGATGCTTTATCACTTAAAAATAGAGTAAGCGAACGGGAACTGTCTACAGATTATACACTGTGGCCTTCTAATTTCACTCCCGGAGCTATTCTTTATAAATATCGCTATCCAGCTAATGCAGATGAGTGGGACCGTTATCCTAATACAGATTGGGAAAAGGAACTATTTAGAGATTATGCGATGGCTTACGGCGCTAATGTAAGCATATCTGGGGGGGCCAAAGGGGTAACCTATTTTGCCTCTGCAGATTATGTGAGCGAAGGGGATTTGTTAAAGACGTTTAATAATAACAAAGGGTATAATTCTGGTTATAATTATGACAGGCTCAACTTTCGCAGTAACCTTGATTTTGACCTTACCAAGACTACGAAACTTTCAACTAAGTTATTCGGATCGAATGGCGTGCGAAGATTCCCATGGGGAAAACCGAATGGAAACAACAACTCGGCCACTTTTGCCTGGACAGCGGCTTACAGGTCTGCTCCTGATGCTATGCGTCCGATATACTCCGATGGAACATATGGCTTCTTCCCGAATGCCACCTTTGATGTACCTAACTCGATTGCCGACCTGGCAAATGCAGGCCAGGAAACGAATACAAGTACCCAGATCACAACCGATTTTATTTTGAATCAGGATCTGAGGATGATCACGAAGGGCTTGAAATTACGGTTAAGCTACTCCTATGACAATACTTTTTCAGAGAGCGGTCGTGGTATTAACGACACGAATAATCCGTTTCAAGCAAAATGGATCAATCCTATCACCGGAGCCGTTCAGTACAGTCAGACCACGGATCCCAATACGCAGCTGGATTTTTATGAACGGGTTAACTGGAGCGCTGCAGCAGGTTCAGTTGATGTAGGCTCAACCTATCGTAGACTTAATTACTCCGCTCAATTGGATTACAATCGCTCTTTCGGCAAGCATGACGTAGGGCTAACAGGAGTCTTCATGCGCGAAAGGATAGCCCAGGGAAGCGTATTTCCGAGATTTAGAGAGGATTGGGTTTTCCGTACTACTTACAAATTTGCCTCCAAATATATAGTTGAAGCTAATGGAGCATATAATGGTTCTGAACAATTTGGTCCTAATTACCGTTTCGCGTTTTTCCCGTCAATTTCTGCAGGTTGGGTAATTAGCAATGAGAAGTTTATGAAAAAATTAGACTTTATTCAGACGTTGAAACTGCGCGGATCTTATGGTAAGATAGGTAACGACCGGCAGGGTGGGGACCAATTCTCCGGACGCTATCTTTACAGAGATCAATGGACTTTTTCAGGCAACGCTCCTATGGGCCCACTGGCCCAGAATTCGCCCTACACTTTTTATAGTATAACGCAGCTGGGTAACCCTAACATAGCTTGGGAAACAGTAGAGAAAACTAATGTTGGCTTAGACTTCGGATTTTTAAATGGATTGGTTGAAGGAAACTTGGACGTATTCAGAGACATACGGAGTAATATCATCATAGCCGGCGCGGATAGGGCCATTCCAAAATACTTCGGTCAGAGTGCGCCAAATGCCAATCTCGGTAAAGTTCAGGGAACCGGCTTCGAGCTTGAGTTACGTTTTAATTTTAGATTGAACAACGGATTGCGTTTATGGGCCAATCCATCTATCACTCATGCAGTCAATAAAGTATTGTTTCGCGATGATCCCGAGTTACTACCAAGTAATCTAAAAAATGCAGGATATCAGTTAGGACAGGTGAAATCGTATCTATCGTCTGGATATTTGAGGTCATGGGATGATGTTTACGGAAGCGCGCCACGAAATGCGAATGATCAATTTAAACTGCCTGGCGATTATAATATTATAGACTACAATGGTGACGGCATAGTAGACCGTTTTGACGTTGCACCTTATCAATACTCAGGTTCTCCTCAAAATACTTATAATCTCTCCCTCGGGATCGAATGGAAAGGGTTTAGCGCTTTCGCTCAGTTTTATGGCGTAAACAATGTCACCCGTACTATTAACTTCCCAACCTTTGATACATACTCCGCCTCAAATACGGCTTATGTAGAGGGAACATACTGGACAAAAGAATCCGGAGGTAATGTACCGTTGCCTCGATGGGGAGCATTGCCAGAGGGAGTATACGCCACACGATATCAGTATGACGGCTCCTATATCCGTTTGCGAAATGCAGAACTGGCTTACACATTCAGTGGGCCATCAATGAAGAAGATTGGGGTGAAGTCATTCAGAGTATTTGTAAACGGGAATAACCTGGCATTATGGACCAAAATGCCGGATGATAGGGAGTCTAACTTCAGTTCTGGCGGTGGTTCCCTTCAGGGTGCCTACCCCACTTCAAAACGTTATAATCTGGGTATTGATGTAAGCTTTTAA